Proteins from one Desulfonema limicola genomic window:
- a CDS encoding acyl-CoA carboxylase subunit beta, protein MSENRIFWESEEKKLDERVYEAVWPGGQKAVDRLAKQGKRPVRDLIEELIDPGTQFYELGRLAGFGVNYPDGIDDVPCAGLATGIGRINGNWTMIFGNDSRVKAGTYFPITLKKHIRAQAIAEQCGLHCVYIADSGGAFLPMQADVFPDDGHFGSMFYNMARMSAKGLKQITMSTGGNTAGGAYIVFMACQSVMIDKMSYSFLGGPPLVKMATGEVISAEDLGGARVHTHISGGADHFCTDQSEAVTRVREILALEPPQKIHSHRYAEAPPAVSDETIYDIMPSGIHQGIDGRKVLEAIADDSYFIEYKQHYAPGRGDNILAGKIRIKGIPVGVIASNSVGIIFAEAARKAAEWIVRCSQEKIPLLFVQNAPGYMVGSDSEHMGIGKYGSDMVRAVSCAQVPRIQLVIGPDNGAANYGMCGRAYRPHFLFSTMRARTGVMSGRSAAGVLLSIEERKREARGNPMTEDEKQVFREKMIEKYDGEAHPFYCGSRLLTDRVLKFSEIRDWLGMAFEVSLLKPIGEPAFGNFRF, encoded by the coding sequence ATGAGCGAAAATAGAATTTTTTGGGAAAGTGAAGAGAAAAAGCTGGATGAGCGGGTTTATGAGGCAGTCTGGCCGGGGGGTCAGAAAGCAGTTGACAGACTTGCAAAACAGGGAAAAAGGCCTGTAAGGGATCTTATTGAAGAACTTATAGATCCTGGCACACAATTTTATGAACTGGGCAGGCTTGCAGGCTTTGGGGTAAATTATCCTGATGGTATTGACGATGTACCTTGTGCCGGACTTGCAACAGGTATTGGCAGGATTAACGGAAATTGGACAATGATCTTTGGCAATGACAGCCGTGTCAAAGCAGGAACATATTTTCCCATAACACTTAAAAAACATATACGCGCCCAGGCCATTGCAGAACAGTGCGGGCTTCACTGTGTTTATATTGCAGATTCAGGCGGAGCTTTTCTGCCAATGCAGGCAGATGTATTTCCTGATGACGGTCATTTTGGCTCAATGTTTTATAATATGGCGCGCATGTCTGCAAAAGGGCTTAAACAGATAACAATGAGTACAGGCGGCAATACTGCCGGAGGTGCATACATAGTTTTTATGGCATGTCAGTCTGTTATGATTGACAAGATGTCCTATTCATTTCTCGGCGGTCCTCCACTGGTAAAGATGGCAACAGGAGAGGTGATCTCTGCTGAAGATCTTGGAGGTGCAAGGGTTCATACCCATATTTCAGGAGGCGCGGATCATTTCTGCACAGACCAGTCTGAAGCAGTAACAAGGGTTCGTGAAATTCTGGCTCTGGAACCGCCCCAGAAGATTCATTCTCATCGCTATGCAGAAGCACCCCCGGCAGTTTCTGATGAAACAATCTACGATATTATGCCTTCAGGCATTCATCAGGGTATTGACGGCAGAAAGGTTCTTGAAGCTATTGCTGATGACAGTTATTTTATAGAATACAAACAGCATTATGCACCTGGACGCGGGGACAATATCCTGGCAGGAAAAATTCGTATTAAAGGTATTCCAGTAGGGGTGATTGCTTCAAATTCAGTAGGAATTATCTTTGCAGAAGCTGCACGCAAAGCAGCAGAATGGATTGTAAGGTGTTCCCAGGAAAAGATTCCTCTGCTTTTTGTTCAAAATGCACCTGGTTATATGGTAGGTTCTGATTCAGAACATATGGGAATAGGAAAATACGGTTCTGATATGGTTCGTGCTGTATCCTGTGCCCAGGTTCCCCGCATTCAACTGGTAATCGGCCCTGATAACGGAGCTGCCAATTACGGCATGTGCGGCAGGGCGTACAGACCTCATTTCCTTTTTTCAACCATGAGAGCCAGAACCGGGGTTATGAGCGGCAGAAGTGCAGCCGGAGTCCTGCTTTCCATTGAAGAGAGAAAACGTGAAGCCAGGGGCAATCCCATGACCGAAGATGAAAAACAGGTTTTTCGTGAAAAAATGATTGAAAAATACGATGGAGAAGCCCATCCTTTTTACTGCGGTTCCAGGCTTTTAACTGACCGTGTATTAAAGTTCTCTGAAATAAGAGACTGGCTCGGCATGGCTTTTGAAGTCAGCCTGCTTAAACCCATTGGTGAACCAGCTTTTGGCAATTTCAGATTTTAA